From a single uncultured Methanobrevibacter sp. genomic region:
- a CDS encoding MarR family winged helix-turn-helix transcriptional regulator translates to MVNAEWQKDRIVFTPTNLYMEYILLSYNNYLKNKLEDIEITYGELTYIYNIKFFPSISQRELAEILYVSEANVAKMVKKLVKKGIVEKRKDESNKSRNVLRLTDKGEELFVKINVITCGWEREITKNLSNDEFFNFKEQLYNMIKESTELK, encoded by the coding sequence ATGGTCAATGCAGAATGGCAAAAAGATAGAATCGTATTTACCCCAACCAACCTTTATATGGAATATATCCTTTTAAGCTACAATAATTACCTGAAAAACAAGCTTGAAGACATTGAAATTACCTACGGTGAGCTGACATATATCTACAACATCAAATTCTTCCCGTCAATTTCACAAAGAGAACTGGCGGAAATTCTTTACGTATCCGAAGCAAATGTTGCAAAGATGGTTAAAAAACTGGTCAAAAAAGGAATTGTCGAAAAGAGAAAGGATGAAAGCAACAAAAGCAGAAATGTTTTAAGATTAACCGATAAAGGAGAAGAACTCTTTGTTAAAATTAACGTTATTACCTGCGGTTGGGAAAGAGAAATTACCAAAAATTTATCCAATGATGAATTTTTCAACTTTAAAGAGCAGTTATACAATATGATTAAAGAATCAACAGAACTGAAATGA
- a CDS encoding glutathione peroxidase: MSIYDFEVKDGDGNMVPLSQFKDKVLLIVNSATKCGFTPQYTELNEMYAEFNEKGFEILDFPCNQFGNQAPGTTEEIAEVCRNKWLVPYQIFDKIDVNGENADPLFEYLKNEQPFTDITGKGATKLKLVLKAKDRHYKDNNDIKWNFTKFLVDREGNVVRRFEPTEDLGDVKKAIADLI; encoded by the coding sequence ATGTCAATCTATGATTTTGAAGTAAAAGACGGTGACGGAAACATGGTTCCCCTAAGCCAATTCAAAGACAAAGTACTACTGATTGTTAACTCTGCAACAAAATGTGGATTTACACCACAATACACAGAATTAAATGAAATGTATGCAGAATTCAATGAAAAAGGTTTTGAAATTTTAGATTTCCCATGCAACCAGTTCGGAAATCAAGCTCCAGGAACTACAGAAGAAATTGCAGAAGTATGCCGCAACAAATGGTTAGTACCTTACCAGATTTTTGACAAAATTGATGTCAACGGCGAAAATGCAGATCCCCTATTCGAATACTTAAAAAACGAACAGCCATTTACTGACATTACAGGCAAAGGAGCAACAAAACTAAAACTTGTTTTAAAAGCAAAAGACAGACACTACAAAGACAACAATGACATCAAATGGAACTTCACCAAATTTTTAGTTGACCGTGAAGGAAATGTCGTTAGAAGATTCGAACCGACAGAAGACCTGGGAGATGTCAAAAAAGCAATTGCGGATTTAATTTAA